In a genomic window of Vibrio gigantis:
- a CDS encoding Sapep family Mn(2+)-dependent dipeptidase, protein MTESNFLPRSLGYLDLHHQAFLDDLSGLIAIPSVRDLTTSEESAPFGRSIRQAFDYLIEFAQREGFEVRDHQGYALDICFGQGEQEIAILHHVDVVEAGDLNEWNTPPFEMHKQGDELYGRGVTDNKGPLMASLYILKMFKALDMKLDKTIRVIIGGAEETTWECVEHYFKHNPQPEYGFSPDGDFPIVNGEKGILYASFQRELPTLNDVGSCQIVSIESERDRTSTCYQLTVYLTGEKAAEVAARFATFAKVTLVENKAGIDNSQKELYCVELSTPWEKSRNPHKVDNCMEQLVIQMRNVEGLDAHSQSLIELLDGCFAQASDASKLGLAYQDAEMGATTCCVSSINLDQHSYNLDFDFRFPKGLTIDQTRTQLQYLSQQYGVRMIEQQYLPLSYLSPESDLIQAMGKAYSEVTRTDAQCFSKGAASYARALNNGVAFGPTFPGDVTCVHEPNERLSLKSLKRAITIYVKVLISL, encoded by the coding sequence ATGACGGAAAGCAATTTTTTACCCCGATCTCTGGGCTATCTTGACCTACATCACCAAGCGTTCTTGGATGATTTGTCGGGGTTAATTGCTATTCCGTCTGTGCGAGACTTGACCACAAGTGAAGAGAGCGCACCATTTGGTCGTTCAATTAGACAGGCGTTCGACTACTTAATTGAATTCGCACAGCGTGAAGGTTTTGAAGTAAGAGATCACCAGGGTTATGCGCTGGACATTTGCTTTGGTCAAGGCGAGCAAGAAATAGCTATTTTGCACCATGTTGATGTTGTTGAAGCTGGTGATTTGAATGAATGGAACACACCGCCATTTGAAATGCATAAACAAGGTGATGAATTATACGGTCGAGGCGTTACAGACAACAAAGGCCCTTTGATGGCAAGTCTGTACATCCTCAAGATGTTTAAAGCACTGGATATGAAGCTCGATAAAACGATTCGAGTCATTATCGGTGGTGCAGAAGAGACAACTTGGGAATGTGTAGAACATTATTTTAAGCACAATCCTCAGCCAGAATATGGCTTTTCTCCTGATGGCGACTTCCCAATCGTCAATGGAGAAAAAGGAATCCTATATGCGTCATTTCAACGAGAACTCCCAACTCTCAATGACGTAGGAAGTTGCCAGATAGTCAGTATTGAAAGTGAACGTGACAGAACATCCACCTGCTATCAATTAACTGTGTACCTAACTGGCGAAAAAGCGGCTGAAGTTGCGGCGAGGTTTGCCACTTTTGCCAAAGTAACGCTCGTGGAAAATAAAGCGGGCATTGATAACTCACAGAAGGAGCTGTATTGCGTTGAACTATCAACGCCGTGGGAGAAGTCCCGCAACCCGCATAAAGTTGACAACTGTATGGAACAGCTTGTTATCCAAATGCGAAATGTTGAAGGTTTAGATGCTCATTCTCAAAGCTTGATTGAACTATTGGATGGATGCTTTGCGCAAGCAAGCGATGCTTCCAAATTAGGACTTGCGTATCAAGATGCTGAAATGGGAGCAACAACTTGTTGTGTTTCGTCTATTAACCTCGATCAACATAGTTACAACTTGGATTTTGATTTTCGGTTTCCTAAAGGCCTGACTATCGATCAAACTCGTACCCAACTCCAATACTTGTCCCAACAATATGGAGTGAGAATGATTGAACAGCAGTACTTACCTCTATCTTACCTCTCACCCGAAAGTGATCTTATCCAAGCGATGGGAAAAGCTTATTCCGAAGTTACAAGAACGGACGCTCAATGCTTTAGCAAAGGCGCGGCTTCGTATGCGCGTGCGTTAAACAATGGTGTTGCATTCGGACCTACTTTTCCTGGTGATGTGACTTGTGTTCATGAGCCCAACGAAAGGCTCAGCCTCAAGTCATTAAAAAGAGCAATAACAATATACGTGAAAGTTCTCATATCACTTTAG